Within Bacillota bacterium, the genomic segment AGCGACCGGCAGGCGGACTCCGTCAGACTTGCATCTTCCTAAGACTCAGTCTATACTCGGACTCAGTCAACGCTCCCCTGCGGAAGCGGCGACGGAAAGGGGTGGTATGTCGCATGACCGACACGAGAAGTGCAGCCGTCTCCATCGGACCCGAAGCCCGCGAAGCGCTGGTCCAGGAGCTCCAGGAGCTCTCCCTCTCCCTGCGCGGCCAGCAGCTGGCGACCAAAGTGGCGCACTGGAACGTCAAGGGGCAGAACTTCCTGGAGATCCACGAGCTGTTGGATCAGGTGGCCTCCCATCTGGAAGAGGGCGTCGACCTGCTGGCCGAACGCGCCGTCCAACTGGGCGGGAGCGCCCGGGGAACCGCCGCGGAGGTGGCCGAGGTATGGGAGGCGCCCGGTGGCGGCTCCCCGTCGGAGTCCGCCGGTGAGCGGACCTCCTCCAGGTGGATCGGCTGGGTGGCGGATGGCCTCAGGAAGGTGACGGCCAGACTCTATGCGGGCATCGAGCTCGCCGCGAAGTCCGGCGATCCCGTCACGGCCGACCTGCTGACCCAACTCGCGCGCCAGGCGGACAAGGACCTCTGGTTCCTGGCGGCCCACCTCGAAACGGCTGACTGACGTCGTGGCAGAGCTTCTTCCGGGGAGGCGGCTGGCGTGGATCCGACGCAGGAGCAGGCGATCAAGCTCTTGCAGAGGCGGGGACTGCGCGTCACCGCCCAGCGCCGGTCGGTCCTCCACCTCTTCCTCGCGGAACCGTCCCTGCACCTGACGGCGGCCGAGGTGCTCGCCCGGATCCGGGCGCATGCCCCGGAAGCAGGAAGCCTCCGTGGCGGACGGGTTTGTGCAGCCCGGGCGGAGCGTCGGCCCCACCTACGCCGAGATGGGGCAGCTTTCGTGGGCGCTGGGCGGCGCGCGCGACGCCATGCTCTTCGACAGCGGCGGCTCGAGCAGATGGTGGTCCGGCTGCCCGGCGAGTTCGCCCCGGCCGTGGTCAACTCGCCCTCCGACGGCCGCGAGCGGCCGGTGGCCAACGGCCTCTTCGTCTACTCCGCGCCGGGGGGCGGGCCGGGCCACCCTCTTCGTGCGGCGCCCGGGGGAGCCACGGCGGCGCGCGTGGCCGGCGCGGCTCGCCGGTTTCCAGGCACGCCTCCCCTCCTCGCCTGAGACGGTAGAATCGGGGCGCGCCGACGCCCCCCGCCTCCCCGACCCTCTCCCCGGGCCCTATCCGCTTCAACGTCCGTTTTCGACAAGGTAAGTCCATTTGCCTGCCATATCTGCTATCTATCTTGACAATCCCCGGGTCCATTGCCCAGACTGCATGACAACATCCAGCGCACTCGCCGCTCTCGTCTATCCGCAGCATCGACACCACCGGCGTGCATGGCGTTCACGCGTTCCATTCGGGGATCGCCGCTCCCCACCCCCGCCCGGCCGGCCGGGAGGCCGGCAGGCGGAACGTACGAAAGCGAGGGGTTTCGGATGGGTGCACGTCCCGCGAGCGGCGAGCCTCAGCTTCGCCGCAACTCGCTCGGGCTCCTGGAAGTGGTCGCCCTCTCCATCTCGATCATCGCGCCGACCATGGCCATGTCGCTGAACACGCCGCTGGTCGCCGGGGCGTCCGGCGGCGCGGTGGCCATCACCTTCGCCGTCGCCACCGTGGCCATGGTGCTGGCGGGCGTCTCCTTCGTGGAGTTCGGGAAGCGCCTGCCTTCCGCGGGATCGGCCTTCACCTACGTGACCTACGGTCTCGGGCCCCGGGCGGGCTTCGTCTCGGGCTGGGGACTCCTCCTCACCTACTGGGCGTACGCGGCGGGCACGGCCGCCGCCTTCGGCAACTTCGCCGTCGTCTTCCTGGAGCACTTCGGCCTGCACACGGTCTGGTGGCTCTGGGCGCTCCTGGCGCTGGGGGTCGTCTGGGCGATGGGCGTCCTGGACGTGAAGCTCTCGACGCGCGCGGCCCTGGCCATCGAGGGCGTCTCGGTCCTGATCATCCTCGCCCTGACCGCGGCCATCCTCGCCCGCGGGGGCCAGGAGGGGCTCACCCTCCAGCCCTTCCTGCCGCAGAAGACGGGGTTGGCGGGCATCGGCTTCGCCATCGTCTACGCCGTCCTCTCCTTCGCGGGCTTCGAGGGCGCCGCCACGCTGGGCGAGGAGGCGCAGAACCCCCGCCGCGCGGTCCCCTGGGCGGTGCTGGGGACGGTGGTGATCGCGGGGCTCTTCTTCGTCTTCGTCGGCTGGGCCGAGACGGTCGGCTTCGGGATGCGGGGCGTCGCCGCCTTCGCCAAGGACGCGGCGCCGCTGGACACCCTGGGCGTCCGCTACGTGGGAGCGGCCATGGCCACCGTCATCGACCTCGGTGCCGCCATCAGCGCCTTCGCCTGCTCGCTGGGAAGCGCCACCGCCGCCGCGCGGATCCTCTACGCCATGAGCCGGGACGGGGCGCTCCCGCGGGTGCTGGGCTACGTGGAACCCTCGCGGCGGACGCCGTTGGGCGCCCACACCGCCGTGGTCCTCACGGCGCTGGTGGCCGACCTGGCCTGGAGCCGCGCCGGCGGTTTCGACGTGTACAGCGCCTGGGGGACGCTCGGCACCCTCACCCTGATCGTCGCCTACCTGATGGTCAACGCGGCCGCGGTCCGCTACTTCGGCCGCGAGTACGGACGCCCCGGCACCTCGGCGGTCCGGCACCTGGTCTTCCCGATCCTCGGCTTCCTGATCCTGCTCTGGCCGCTCTACAACAGCGTCTGGCCGCTCCAACCCGGCGTCTTCGGCGTGCTTCCGTTCGTCGCCGCCGCCTGGCTGGTGACGGGCTGGCTCCGGATCAGCCTGATGGACCAGGAGCGGAGGGCGCTGATCGGCCAGGCGCTGGCGGACGCGGAGAGCCCCGAGACCGGGGCCTGACCCCGGCCGGGAGGCGGCAAGGAGGCGGTATCCATGGTCGAGGCATGGGTCCGACCGGACGAGGTCGAGCAGGTGGTCCGCCGCGCGGAGGAGGAAGGAGTCGTGCTGGTCCGCTTCCTCTACTGCGACACCGGCGGCGTCATCCGCGGGAAGGCGGTCAGCCGCGCCAACCTGGAGGACGCCCTCCGCTCCGGCGTCGGCTTGACGGTGGCCATGGCGGCGATGAACCCCTTCGACCAGCTCCAGACGGTGGAGGGGATGGGCCCGGTGGGGGAGGTGCGGCTGGCGGCGGACCCTTCCACCTACACGCCGCTCCCCTACGCCCCCGGCCAGGCGGCGCTGCTCTGCGACCTGGAACGGCTGGACGGGCAGCCCTGGGAGGCGGGAGCCCGGGAGTTCGCGCGCCGGATGGTGGCGCGGGCGGCGGAGAGGGGGATCCGGTTCGAGGCTTCCTTCGAGAACGAGTTCTCCCTCGCGGTGGCGGAGCCGGACGGCGCCGGCGGCGAGAGGTACCGCCCCTACGACCGGACGCTCTGCTTCAGCTCGGCGGCCATGACCGAGGCGGGCGACTTCGCGGTCGAGCTGGTCCGCGCCTTCGAGGCGCAGGGGCTGACGGTGCAGCAGTACTACCCGGAGCTGGGGCACGGGCAGCACGAGCTCTCCCTCCGCCACGCCCCGCTCCTCCGGGCCGCGGACAACCAGATCCGCGCCCGCGAGACGATCCGCTCGGTCGCATGGCGGATGGGCCTCCGGGCGTCCCTGGCGCCCAAGCCGTTCCCGGACCAGGCGGGGAACGGCGCCCACGTCCACATCAGCGCCTGGGAGCTGGAGGAGCCGACGCTCCCCTCCGGAAGCGAGCCTGCCGGGCGGCGGCTCTCCGCCCTCCCCGGCCAGCCCGCCGGGGGCTCCGGAAGGAACCTCTTCTACGACCCGGACGACCGCTACCGGCTCTCCCGCCTCGGCTACGCGTTCATCGCCGGCGTCCTCGCCCACCTGCCGGCGCTGGTGGCGCTGACGGCGCCCACGGTCAACTCCTATCGCCGGCTGGGGCCGCGCAGCTGGTCGTCGGCCTACGCCTGCTACGGTCCCGACAACCGCGAGGCGGCGGTGCGCATCGCCTCCCCCTTCCGCGCCCATCCCGAGGGCAGCGTCAACGTGGAGATCAAGGCGGTGGACAACGGCTGCAACCCCTACCTCGCCCTCGGCGCCATCGTGGCCGCCGGGCTGGACGGCATCGAGCGCGGCCTCGACCCGGGCGAGCCGGTCCTGGTCGACCCCGACAGCCTGGACGAGGAGGAGCGGCGGGCGCGCGGGATCCTCCGCCTCCCGGCCTCGCTGGAGGAAGCGCTGGACCGCCTGGCCGCCGACACGCTCCTCCGGGAGGCGCTGGGCCCCCAGCTCTACGCCGCCTTCGACGCGGTGAAGCGCTCGGAGGCCGCCGCGCTGGCCGGCGCCCCCGAGGGCGAGGACTGCCGCCGCTACTTCGGCGTCTTCTGACCTGAGCCGGCCCTGCGGCCCCTCCGCGCAGGAGGGCCGAGGTCCGAAAGACGGAGGGGGACGCATGATCGACCACCATGCCCACCGGATCCGGCGCGACGCCGCCACGCTGGAGCGCGACCGGTTCCGCCTCTGCTTCAGCGAGAGCCGGGAGCCGGCGATGGCCGAGCACATCGCCCGCTCCCTCGGCTACCGGCAGGCGATCCACTGGCTGGCGGGGGCGCTGGAGACCGAACCCGCGGAGGAGGCGGTCCTGGAGGCCCGCGCGCGGTGGGGCACCGGGGAGCTGACCCGGAGGCTCTTCCGCCTCGCCGGGGTGGAGACCGTCCTCATCGACACCGGCTACGACCCCGGCCCGGGGGGCGAGAGCTACGACGAGGCGGAGCTGGCCGAGCTGACCGGGGCGCGGGTGCTCCGCGTCGCCCGGCTGGAGAGCTTGGCGGAGGAGGCGCTGGGCGAGACCGGGAGCTTCGACGACTTCCTGGAGCTTCTCCGCCGGCGGCTCTCCCGCCTCCGCGCCGAAGGCTACGTCGGGCTGAAGAGCATCCTCGCCTACCGCTCCGGCCTCGCGGTCCGGCCGCCCGACCCGGCGGCCGCCCAGGCGGCATGGCGGGAGGAGAAGGAGGCGGCGCGCGGCCGTCCCCGGCCGCGCCTCACCCGGCCCGCCCTCCTCCACCTCGTCCTCCACGAGGCCCTGGCGGCCTGCGCCCGCCAGGGCCTGCCGCTCCAGTTCCACGTGGGCTTCGGGGACAGCGACGTCCGCCTGCCCGAGGCGAGCCCGGGCCTGCTGCGCGAGGTCTTCGAGGACCCGCGCTGGCGGGAGGTCCCCCTGGTGCTCCTGCACAACTACCCGTTCCACCGCGAGGCCGGTCTCCTGGCGAGCCTCTACGCCAACGTCTACGCCGACCTCTCGCTCACCGTCCCGCTGACCGGGCCGGCGGCGCCGCGGCTGCTCGCCGAGATCCTGGAGCTGGCGCCGTCCTCGAAGCTCCTCTACGCCTCCGACGCCCACACCATCCCCGACACCTTCGCCTTCGCCGCCCACCTGGCACGGACCGCCCTCGAGGCGGTGCTGGAGGAGTGGAGCCGCCAGGGCGTCCTCCGCGCCCAGGAAGCCGGCGAGATCGCCGAGGCCTTCTTCCGGGGGAACGCCCGGCGCATCTACGGGCTCTAGGGCCTCGGGCGCCCGCCTTCCAGGGGGGCCAGCGCGATCTCCCGGATGGCCTGGGCCACGCCGCCCTCGTCGTGGCTGGCCACCACCCGGTCGGCCGCGCGCCGGAGCTCGGGGACCGCGTTGCCCACCGCCACCCGGACCCCCGCCGCCGCGAAGAGCGAGAGGTCGCTCTCGGCGTCGCCGATGGCCAGGATCTCCTCCCGGCGGACGCCCAGCCGGGCCGCCAGGCGGCGCAGGCCGACGGCCTTCCCCCCGTCGGCGGGGATCGCCTCGACGAAGAGCGGACCGGTGCGGACGAAGCGGACGCCCGGCGGTGCCCCGCCGGCCAGCCGGGCCTCCACCCCGGCCGCGTCCGGCCGGTCCTGCGGCAGAACCGTCAGGAGCTTGACGACGGGCACCCGCCGCCGCAGATCCGCCAGCTCCTCCGCCGAGGCCAGCACCCGCGGCTCCGGCTCCCCCATGCGGACGGCCACCTCGAGGAAGTCCGTCCCGTCCGAGGCCAGCACCCGGATGCCGTCCGGGACGTAATAGGCGACGGGAAGCCCCGCCTCCCGGAAGCGCCGCTCGGCCTCCTCCGCGCCCCCGGGCGGGAGGCTGCGCAGCACTTCGACCCTGGCGGCGGCCGGGTCGTAGAGCCCGCCGCCGTTCAGGACCACGTGCTCGCCGCGCCCGAGGTCCAGCTCTTCGATCACGTCCCGGATCGCCTGGTAGGTCTTGCCCGTGCAGAGGGCGACGCGGAGACCGGCGCGGCGCGCGGCCGCCACCGCGTCGCGGTTGACCTCCGGGATCCGGTAGCGCGAGTCGAGCAAGGTCCCGTCGACATCGGTGGCGATCAGGCGGATGGGGTGCGAGGGAAACAACGGGTGTGGGTCGCCTCCTGGGTGAACACCGGCGGTTGTCCCCGGCCCGGCGTCAGCGCTCCGGCACGTGACCGGCGGCGACGCTCACCGCCGCCTCCGGGCCGGCCAGCCGGCCCGCGGCCGGGCGATCGACGAACCGCCGGTACCAGAGCTCCAGCATGAGCAAGGCGAAGACCTGGCGGGCGGCCAGCGAGTCTGCGCGCGAGGCCGCCGCGCCCGGCGCCGCAGGGCGGGTGGCGCGGCGGACGAGGCGGTCCACCTCGCGCGCGTCGAAGAGCCCGCGCTCGACGAAGCGGCGGGAGAGCAGGACGTCCTCCACCAGCGGGCGGAGCTCCTCGCGGAGGAGCCGCTCCACCGGGGCCGTGAAGCCGAGCTTCCTGCGCTGGAGGAGGTCTGCGGGCAGCTGCCCGGCCATGGCCCGGCGCAGGATGTACTTGAGCGAGCGGCGGCGGACCTTGAGCCGGCTGGGGATGCGGGCGGCCAGCTCCACCACCCGGTCGTCCAGGAAGGGGACGCGCAGCTCGACGGAGTGGGCCATGGTCAGCTTGTCCGCCTTGAGCAGGGTGTCGTTGGGCAGCATGCAGGTGACGTCGAGCTCGAGCATGCGAGCCACCGGGTCGACGGGGGCGGCCCGGCCGGCCTCCTCCCGGGAGGGGAGGGAGCCGGAAACCGGCCCGGACCGGAGGTCGGGCGCGTAGAGGCGCGCCCGCGCCGCGGGGTCGAAGAGGCCGCCGACGCAGCGATACCAGTCGTCCACCGGCAGGAGGGCGCGCCGCACCCAGTTCCGGCCGGGGAGCGGGAAGGGCAGGCGGTCGACCCAGGCGGCCAGGCGCCGGCGGAGCCCGAGCGGGAGGCCCCCGAGCGGCGGGAGCGCCGCGGGGGCCCGGTAGACGGTGTAGCCCCCGAAGAGCTCGTCCGCCCCCTCGCCGGAGAGGAGGACGCGGCCCTGGCGCTGCACTTCCTGGCTGATCCGCTCCAGGGGGAAGACGGTGGGGTCGCCCAG encodes:
- a CDS encoding DNA starvation/stationary phase protection protein, encoding MTDTRSAAVSIGPEAREALVQELQELSLSLRGQQLATKVAHWNVKGQNFLEIHELLDQVASHLEEGVDLLAERAVQLGGSARGTAAEVAEVWEAPGGGSPSESAGERTSSRWIGWVADGLRKVTARLYAGIELAAKSGDPVTADLLTQLARQADKDLWFLAAHLETAD
- a CDS encoding APC family permease yields the protein MGARPASGEPQLRRNSLGLLEVVALSISIIAPTMAMSLNTPLVAGASGGAVAITFAVATVAMVLAGVSFVEFGKRLPSAGSAFTYVTYGLGPRAGFVSGWGLLLTYWAYAAGTAAAFGNFAVVFLEHFGLHTVWWLWALLALGVVWAMGVLDVKLSTRAALAIEGVSVLIILALTAAILARGGQEGLTLQPFLPQKTGLAGIGFAIVYAVLSFAGFEGAATLGEEAQNPRRAVPWAVLGTVVIAGLFFVFVGWAETVGFGMRGVAAFAKDAAPLDTLGVRYVGAAMATVIDLGAAISAFACSLGSATAAARILYAMSRDGALPRVLGYVEPSRRTPLGAHTAVVLTALVADLAWSRAGGFDVYSAWGTLGTLTLIVAYLMVNAAAVRYFGREYGRPGTSAVRHLVFPILGFLILLWPLYNSVWPLQPGVFGVLPFVAAAWLVTGWLRISLMDQERRALIGQALADAESPETGA
- a CDS encoding glutamine synthetase family protein; the protein is MVEAWVRPDEVEQVVRRAEEEGVVLVRFLYCDTGGVIRGKAVSRANLEDALRSGVGLTVAMAAMNPFDQLQTVEGMGPVGEVRLAADPSTYTPLPYAPGQAALLCDLERLDGQPWEAGAREFARRMVARAAERGIRFEASFENEFSLAVAEPDGAGGERYRPYDRTLCFSSAAMTEAGDFAVELVRAFEAQGLTVQQYYPELGHGQHELSLRHAPLLRAADNQIRARETIRSVAWRMGLRASLAPKPFPDQAGNGAHVHISAWELEEPTLPSGSEPAGRRLSALPGQPAGGSGRNLFYDPDDRYRLSRLGYAFIAGVLAHLPALVALTAPTVNSYRRLGPRSWSSAYACYGPDNREAAVRIASPFRAHPEGSVNVEIKAVDNGCNPYLALGAIVAAGLDGIERGLDPGEPVLVDPDSLDEEERRARGILRLPASLEEALDRLAADTLLREALGPQLYAAFDAVKRSEAAALAGAPEGEDCRRYFGVF
- a CDS encoding amidohydrolase family protein; the encoded protein is MIDHHAHRIRRDAATLERDRFRLCFSESREPAMAEHIARSLGYRQAIHWLAGALETEPAEEAVLEARARWGTGELTRRLFRLAGVETVLIDTGYDPGPGGESYDEAELAELTGARVLRVARLESLAEEALGETGSFDDFLELLRRRLSRLRAEGYVGLKSILAYRSGLAVRPPDPAAAQAAWREEKEAARGRPRPRLTRPALLHLVLHEALAACARQGLPLQFHVGFGDSDVRLPEASPGLLREVFEDPRWREVPLVLLHNYPFHREAGLLASLYANVYADLSLTVPLTGPAAPRLLAEILELAPSSKLLYASDAHTIPDTFAFAAHLARTALEAVLEEWSRQGVLRAQEAGEIAEAFFRGNARRIYGL
- a CDS encoding HAD-IIB family hydrolase, with the protein product MFPSHPIRLIATDVDGTLLDSRYRIPEVNRDAVAAARRAGLRVALCTGKTYQAIRDVIEELDLGRGEHVVLNGGGLYDPAAARVEVLRSLPPGGAEEAERRFREAGLPVAYYVPDGIRVLASDGTDFLEVAVRMGEPEPRVLASAEELADLRRRVPVVKLLTVLPQDRPDAAGVEARLAGGAPPGVRFVRTGPLFVEAIPADGGKAVGLRRLAARLGVRREEILAIGDAESDLSLFAAAGVRVAVGNAVPELRRAADRVVASHDEGGVAQAIREIALAPLEGGRPRP
- the asnB gene encoding asparagine synthase (glutamine-hydrolyzing); the encoded protein is RRRQLLLARDRLGIKPLYVASSPRTGFAFASEIRALLALPGFEARPDLAALDDYLAYRFVPGSATFFEGIRLLEPGHFLLVRRGRAREGAYWAWPGPAGEDRSGADPGEPLAERRYASELGAALREAVELHLQSDVPVGLLLSGGLDSAALLALAAPRSPRPLLTYSLGFTRRGEPLPGFWELDQARELARRYGTRHHEVVVEAATLADRLTAVVDALEEPLGDPTVFPLERISQEVQRQGRVLLSGEGADELFGGYTVYRAPAALPPLGGLPLGLRRRLAAWVDRLPFPLPGRNWVRRALLPVDDWYRCVGGLFDPAARARLYAPDLRSGPVSGSLPSREEAGRAAPVDPVARMLELDVTCMLPNDTLLKADKLTMAHSVELRVPFLDDRVVELAARIPSRLKVRRRSLKYILRRAMAGQLPADLLQRRKLGFTAPVERLLREELRPLVEDVLLSRRFVERGLFDAREVDRLVRRATRPAAPGAAASRADSLAARQVFALLMLELWYRRFVDRPAAGRLAGPEAAVSVAAGHVPER